AAGTTCGATAGGACTTTggaatccttttcttttcttccatAGTGAATAATGCCCTCCACAGTATGTTGCTTATCTTCATGTGTTTCACTAGCTTATAGTTTATCTTGATCacgttttatttttcattttataaATGCAAATGGATCATATTTGCACCTTTTCTTttttaacaagaaaaaaaaaagataaagggtCACTGAAGTGCATATGTACATGACTTTGTCAATAGTCAAGACACTAAGGAAAATGATACAGAAATAGTGAGACAGATTACATTAGTTCTTTCACCGTTTGATCTTTGTGTTAAGATTTAAAGTATTATATTTTAgagaattttaagatttttatcttttatcttttaaataagttgattagattgagctTTAGAGACAAGAGTCGCTTGATTTAAATTGTTATTCTATACTTATAAATAGATGACATATGCATGTGCAGATGCATCCAAGTCTCAAGTGTTCAGGCCTATAGGGCTTAAGTCTAAGAGTAGTTTAAGATATTATAAgtgtttttctctctttttttttctataagttcaatatagtttttttttaaacttctgtcttggtttcttcttcttcttcttctatttggtCTGATTTTGAGTTAGTAGTTCCTTATTACCACTATTTGAGAAAGGGCTGCACTTGCATGTGATTTCTCTCTTTCTTCACACTTTGCCAACCGATTAGTAGACGACATACTACACAATTCTTAAATTTATGAAGTAACTTTACTGGCTGAGAGAATACAAAATATGTTAACAATGTGTACCGAAACCTATTTTCATACTAATTGAACCTTTGACCTTAGAAACTTTGGTCCTATCATAATTTTCAACAACCTGGTGATCTAAAATAAATTGGTGGTATATAAATCGCTGGTGATCATAATTTTCAACAATCTAAAATTAATTGCTGGTGAATGAGAAAATTTCAACAACCTGCAGAGTGTCTGTAAAGCTGCACATGTGATCTGTTATAACTATGAATATTTTATGAGTCTCCTAAAAAGATTTTTTTAAGATCCTATACTGCATTAATTGTTCTGTGTCGGTTAATCATATATGTTCTATCAAGCTCTGTCGTATTTGTTTTTGGCTGCACCCGGTGTGCCTTCGCTAATGGTTTAAGCCATAATTTCACTAATGGACTGACTATCAAACCATCAATTGTGAACTGAACATCTTAACTAGCTCTTTGTTGACATGAATTTATAATTTGATAGGATTATTGTGAGGAATATCATTTGGATAACATTTAACTTGATCCAAGGAAACTCGAAACTTGTGATGATCATTAACTCCAACTCTTAACTAATTATCTATAAGTTGAACCTGTAACCACCATTAAGAACAAAAATACAAAATTGTTCTCTTACTTCCAAGATTTTGGTATGTATTCTCACTTCATCATCTTTTGTTGTTTCATTTTCATTTCATTGTACTGGTTTTGTGAGCTAGGGATTAGCCAGTCCACCAAGTTATTAATAAATTGTTACTCTGTGATTCCAAAACCTAGGTTTCACCAATTACCTGAATTTGACCAAGGAAAACGCAGTTGCCGCAGACGGCTGGCAGGCCATAATGAACGTCGAAGGAAGCCACCACCTCCTGGGCCATTTGCATCACGCCACTGTCATCATACACCATCCTTCCATGGTCtgaaacatctttttttttttcatcacatTTACATGTTTGTAATAAGTTTTATTAGATTTCTAGGACGGCATGTTTCATCAAAATGTTTGATTTATTGTGTTATAGAAGAACTTGGCAGAGCCAGAAGCTTTCCAGTTGATTTTAGCTGCCCGAGGTTTTCAACTACCACACGAGATGTTTGGCCGACCATTGCGCCTGGTGATTGGGTGGCTGGCAACCACTGTCTGGGAGTCTTATACCCTCTATCAAGTGGAGCCGTGGTGCATGGGGCTCATCCTTGTATGCATGGACATCTAGAGGGGCCCCTCTACTCCATCACTAAACCTCCGCTCCGTGATTGTCTCTCAGGAGCCTCAGACTCCAGctgtgctctctctcttctgtcaaccCAGCCATGGAATCACAACACTGCCAGGAACCAGGTTCCGACTATCTCGGCAAGCAGTTGCTTGGACGGCACCCCAATGGCTCGGTCGACCGTATCAGATAATTGCATGACAAGATCATGGGGTTTCATTGGTCATGGAGGCAGGCCTAACCCTCAGAATATCCAACACATTGCCGGCGGGGTGGGTAGAGTGGCTGAGGTTGGTGATGGTCAGATTTCCGGCATGCTAGAATTAGCTCGGCATGGCGACGGGCAGTGCCTCCATGGCTCAAGTGGAACAGCATATGATGAATCCGGTCAGGTGATGCGCTGGTCTCTGTAGAACATCCCTTGTCTGCCTTCTCTTGGAGCTAT
This DNA window, taken from Musa acuminata AAA Group cultivar baxijiao chromosome BXJ3-7, Cavendish_Baxijiao_AAA, whole genome shotgun sequence, encodes the following:
- the LOC135643190 gene encoding squamosa promoter-binding-like protein 17 isoform X2, whose protein sequence is MQGLLEGVPAMEMGSSSVGVSGASSGSSDSLHGLKFGKKIYFEDGGGNSSKDALAPASVAAPPPPPTKKMRGVVKGGLQQPPRCQVDGCKVDLTGAKTYYCKHKVCGMHSKAPKVTVAGLEQRFCQQCSRFHQLPEFDQGKRSCRRRLAGHNERRRKPPPPGPFASRHCHHTPSFHELGRARSFPVDFSCPRFSTTTRDVWPTIAPGDWVAGNHCLGVLYPLSSGAVVHGAHPCMHGHLEGPLYSITKPPLRDCLSGASDSSCALSLLSTQPWNHNTARNQVPTISASSCLDGTPMARSTVSDNCMTRSWGFIGHGGRPNPQNIQHIAGGVGRVAEVGDGQISGMLELARHGDGQCLHGSSGTAYDESGQVMRWSL
- the LOC135643190 gene encoding squamosa promoter-binding-like protein 17 isoform X1, with protein sequence MQGLLEGVPAMEMGSSSVGVSGASSGSSDSLHGLKFGKKIYFEDGGGNSSKDALAPASVAAPPPPPTKKMRGVVKGGLQQPPRCQVDGCKVDLTGAKTYYCKHKVCGMHSKAPKVTVAGLEQRFCQQCSRFHQLPEFDQGKRSCRRRLAGHNERRRKPPPPGPFASRHCHHTPSFHEELGRARSFPVDFSCPRFSTTTRDVWPTIAPGDWVAGNHCLGVLYPLSSGAVVHGAHPCMHGHLEGPLYSITKPPLRDCLSGASDSSCALSLLSTQPWNHNTARNQVPTISASSCLDGTPMARSTVSDNCMTRSWGFIGHGGRPNPQNIQHIAGGVGRVAEVGDGQISGMLELARHGDGQCLHGSSGTAYDESGQVMRWSL